Proteins encoded within one genomic window of Saccharopolyspora pogona:
- a CDS encoding transposase family protein — protein MQTVEYQRERRLAKARNPALPDPPTEPNQLWQLDFSEFETTTGGVWRIAGCADYFSKYEFGWDLATTCNAGDAVTAVEIAIAEAERLASGVSLVEQLTDPVTGKLGQDQAGHRQQ, from the coding sequence GTGCAGACGGTGGAATACCAGCGCGAGCGGCGGCTGGCCAAGGCGCGTAACCCGGCGTTGCCCGATCCTCCGACGGAGCCAAATCAGTTGTGGCAGCTGGACTTTTCGGAGTTCGAGACCACAACCGGCGGGGTGTGGCGGATCGCCGGATGCGCGGACTATTTCTCGAAGTATGAATTCGGGTGGGATCTGGCTACCACCTGCAACGCCGGTGATGCCGTCACGGCCGTCGAGATCGCTATCGCCGAGGCCGAACGGCTCGCCAGCGGGGTTTCGTTGGTCGAGCAGCTCACCGATCCGGTCACGGGGAAACTCGGGCAGGATCAAGCTGGTCACCGACAACAGTGA